The Ruminococcus bovis genome includes a region encoding these proteins:
- the hcp gene encoding hydroxylamine reductase, with amino-acid sequence MENKMFCYQCQETAKCSGCTMSGVCGKTPDTAVMQDLLVYVSKLLSTVTTQLRKENKVIDKEINHLITLNLFTTITNANFDKKVIEERVTETLKVKEELLSKVKDKNSLSEKVFWNGNKDEYESKGKTVGVLSTKDEDVRSLRELITYGLKGLSAYSKHANVLMSDNEEVDGFLQSALAKTLDDSLSVEELINLTLETGKYGVEGMAMLDKANTSTYGNPEITKVNIGVKSRPGILVSGHDLKDLEILLKQSENSGVDIYTHSEMLPAHYYPHFKKYSHFVGNYGNAWWKQKEEFESFNGPILMTTNCIVPPKKRYIDRIFTTGATGYPGVKHIDGCIGEEKDFSEIIELAKKCPPPTEIEQGEIIGGFARNQVLSLADKIVDAVKSGDIKKFVVMAGCDGRAKSRNYYTDFAKALPKDTVILTAGCAKYKYNKLNLGDINGIPRVLDAGQCNDSYSLAVIALKLKEVFGLDDINELPIIYNISWYEQKAVIVLLALLYLGVKNIHLGPTLPAFLSENVAKVLVDNFGISGIGTVEDDIELFFGK; translated from the coding sequence ATGGAAAATAAAATGTTTTGTTATCAATGTCAAGAAACTGCTAAATGTAGTGGTTGTACTATGAGTGGTGTATGTGGTAAGACACCTGACACAGCAGTTATGCAAGACTTGTTGGTATATGTAAGTAAGTTACTATCTACTGTTACAACACAGTTAAGAAAAGAAAACAAGGTTATTGATAAGGAAATTAATCACCTTATTACACTTAACCTATTTACAACAATTACAAATGCAAATTTTGACAAAAAGGTAATTGAAGAGAGAGTAACAGAAACTTTAAAGGTTAAGGAAGAATTACTTTCTAAGGTTAAGGATAAAAATTCTTTATCAGAAAAAGTATTTTGGAATGGCAACAAAGATGAATATGAAAGCAAAGGTAAAACTGTCGGTGTACTTTCTACTAAAGATGAAGATGTTAGAAGTTTAAGAGAGCTAATCACATATGGTTTAAAGGGACTTTCTGCATACAGTAAACATGCTAATGTGCTAATGAGTGACAATGAAGAAGTTGATGGATTTTTACAAAGTGCATTAGCTAAGACACTTGATGACAGTTTATCTGTTGAAGAATTGATTAATCTTACACTTGAAACAGGTAAATACGGTGTTGAGGGTATGGCTATGCTTGACAAGGCTAACACATCAACTTATGGTAATCCTGAAATTACTAAAGTTAATATTGGTGTAAAGAGTCGTCCCGGTATTCTTGTATCAGGTCATGATTTAAAGGATCTTGAAATATTACTAAAGCAAAGTGAAAATTCAGGTGTTGATATTTACACACATTCAGAAATGCTACCTGCACACTACTATCCACACTTTAAGAAGTATTCTCACTTTGTAGGTAACTACGGTAATGCTTGGTGGAAACAGAAAGAAGAATTTGAAAGTTTCAATGGTCCTATCCTAATGACAACTAACTGTATTGTGCCACCTAAGAAACGTTATATTGACAGGATATTCACTACAGGTGCTACAGGTTATCCGGGTGTTAAACATATTGATGGTTGTATTGGTGAAGAAAAAGACTTTTCCGAAATTATTGAACTTGCTAAAAAATGTCCACCACCTACTGAAATTGAACAAGGTGAAATTATCGGTGGCTTTGCTCGCAATCAAGTACTTTCACTTGCAGACAAAATTGTTGATGCAGTTAAAAGTGGTGATATTAAGAAGTTTGTTGTTATGGCAGGTTGTGACGGTAGAGCAAAATCAAGAAACTACTACACAGACTTTGCAAAGGCTTTACCTAAGGACACAGTAATCCTTACTGCCGGTTGTGCAAAATACAAGTACAACAAGCTAAATCTAGGTGATATTAACGGTATTCCTAGGGTACTTGATGCCGGTCAATGTAATGACTCATATTCACTTGCAGTTATTGCACTAAAACTGAAAGAAGTATTTGGACTTGATGACATTAATGAGTTGCCTATTATTTACAATATTTCTTGGTATGAACAGAAGGCAGTTATTGTTCTACTAGCATTATTATACTTAGGTGTAAAAAATATTCATCTTGGTCCTACACTACCTGCTTTTCTATCTGAAAATGTAGCAAAGGTGCTTGTTGATAACTTTGGTATTTCAGGTATCGGTACAGTTGAAGATGATATTGAATTATTTTTCGGGAAATAA
- a CDS encoding Crp/Fnr family transcriptional regulator, translating to MKLQEKLLIQENIKVLENSLLFNNISVEELNSLLYCLKPTIKEYNKGEYIFTTGQSVNTIGLVLDGNIIIENNDVWGNRNIIDTVTVGEIFGENYACIMNEPIMVDVVSAKNSKVVFFEINKIMNLCSNVCTYHNSIIKNLLTISSVKCLNLSKKILITTPKTIREKLLSYLSYVSKSKNSTTFDIPYNRQELADYLNVDRSALSYEISKMQKENFFINTKNHFQLLI from the coding sequence TTGAAATTACAAGAAAAACTTTTAATCCAAGAGAATATAAAAGTCCTAGAAAATTCATTATTGTTTAATAATATTTCTGTAGAAGAATTAAATAGCTTATTGTATTGTCTAAAACCAACTATCAAAGAATATAACAAAGGTGAGTATATCTTTACAACAGGACAAAGTGTAAACACAATAGGACTTGTACTTGATGGAAATATAATAATAGAAAATAATGATGTGTGGGGTAATAGGAACATAATTGATACAGTAACGGTAGGGGAGATTTTCGGAGAAAATTATGCTTGCATTATGAATGAACCAATTATGGTTGATGTAGTGTCAGCAAAAAATTCAAAAGTAGTATTCTTTGAAATCAATAAAATTATGAACTTATGTAGTAATGTGTGTACTTATCATAATAGTATAATCAAAAATTTACTTACAATCTCATCAGTAAAGTGCCTTAATCTGTCTAAGAAAATTTTAATAACAACACCTAAAACTATTAGAGAGAAATTATTGTCATACCTGTCCTATGTGTCAAAATCAAAGAATTCTACTACCTTTGATATTCCCTATAATCGCCAAGAATTAGCCGATTACCTTAATGTAGATAGAAGTGCATTGTCCTACGAAATCAGCAAAATGCAAAAAGAAAACTTCTTCATCAATACAAAAAATCATTTTCAATTACTTATATAA
- a CDS encoding carboxymuconolactone decarboxylase family protein: MNLKITDPEYIERFNHFAFDEVVNAEESLDTKTRYMAILATLIGCQGTDAYREMLGKALDDKVSPIVIKEVVYQATDYLGYGRTLNFLNITNEVFAERNIEMPLESQCTTTLEDRLEKGIEAQATIFGEHMNEAWKAGTINKWLADNCFGDYYTRKGLTLAEREMITFCFLSAQGGCEPQLIAHSKGNMNMGNDKEFLIKVVLQCVPYIGYPRSLNAINCINKACK, from the coding sequence ATGAACTTAAAGATTACTGATCCTGAATATATTGAAAGATTCAATCATTTTGCATTTGATGAAGTTGTAAATGCTGAAGAAAGTCTAGACACTAAGACTAGATATATGGCTATTCTTGCAACACTTATCGGTTGTCAAGGTACTGATGCATACAGAGAAATGCTAGGCAAAGCACTTGATGACAAAGTTAGTCCTATTGTAATTAAAGAAGTTGTATATCAGGCTACTGACTATCTTGGTTATGGCAGAACTCTTAACTTCTTAAACATTACTAATGAAGTATTTGCTGAAAGAAATATTGAGATGCCACTTGAAAGTCAATGTACTACTACACTTGAAGACAGACTTGAAAAAGGTATTGAAGCTCAAGCTACTATCTTTGGTGAACATATGAATGAGGCCTGGAAAGCAGGTACTATCAACAAGTGGTTAGCTGATAATTGCTTTGGTGACTACTACACAAGAAAAGGTCTTACTCTTGCAGAAAGAGAAATGATTACTTTCTGTTTCTTATCTGCTCAAGGTGGTTGTGAACCTCAGCTTATTGCACATTCAAAAGGCAATATGAATATGGGCAATGACAAAGAATTTTTAATTAAAGTTGTTTTACAATGTGTTCCATATATTGGTTACCCTAGAAGTCTAAATGCTATTAACTGCATTAATAAGGCTTGTAAATAA
- a CDS encoding flavodoxin yields MSKKLVAYFSASGVTKSVAERLANIANADLFEIKPTEKYTSKDLDWMDKKSRTTYEKDHLDFRPEIKSKVENMEQYDEVFVGFPIWWYVAPNIIDTFLESYDFSNKKVIPFATSGGSGLGRTVDVLKPLCDSSTKWDKGRMMNHISDDEIKNWVESL; encoded by the coding sequence ATGAGTAAGAAATTAGTAGCTTATTTTTCAGCAAGTGGTGTTACAAAAAGCGTTGCAGAAAGACTTGCTAATATTGCAAATGCTGATTTATTTGAAATTAAACCTACTGAAAAATACACAAGTAAAGACCTAGACTGGATGGACAAGAAAAGTAGGACTACTTATGAAAAGGACCATCTTGACTTTAGACCTGAAATTAAATCTAAGGTTGAAAATATGGAACAGTATGATGAAGTTTTTGTTGGCTTCCCTATTTGGTGGTATGTTGCTCCTAACATTATTGATACTTTCCTAGAAAGTTATGACTTCTCCAACAAGAAAGTAATTCCATTTGCTACTTCCGGTGGCAGTGGTCTAGGTAGAACTGTTGATGTACTAAAGCCTCTATGTGACAGTAGCACAAAATGGGATAAGGGTAGAATGATGAACCATATTTCTGATGATGAAATCAAAAACTGGGTAGAAAGTTTATAA
- a CDS encoding cupin domain-containing protein has protein sequence MKYLDKKEFDKANKFGTGNPNDAFAKYFVGNSFLNPLTNPKDTAVFLANVTFEPGCRNNWHIHHAKSGGGQLLICTAGEGWYQEEGKDAVELKEGSVITIPPEVKHWHGAKKDSWFSHIAVEVPGEETSNEWCEEVSDEEYNKLEEK, from the coding sequence ATGAAGTATTTAGATAAGAAAGAATTTGACAAAGCCAACAAATTTGGCACAGGTAATCCTAATGATGCTTTTGCAAAGTATTTTGTTGGTAATTCATTTTTGAATCCACTAACTAATCCTAAGGATACAGCAGTATTCCTAGCTAATGTTACATTTGAACCGGGTTGTAGAAACAACTGGCACATTCATCACGCTAAGAGTGGTGGTGGACAACTACTTATCTGTACTGCCGGTGAAGGTTGGTATCAGGAAGAAGGCAAAGATGCAGTTGAACTAAAGGAAGGCTCTGTTATTACAATTCCACCTGAAGTTAAACATTGGCATGGTGCTAAGAAAGACAGCTGGTTCTCACACATTGCAGTAGAAGTTCCCGGTGAAGAAACTTCCAATGAGTGGTGTGAAGAAGTTAGTGATGAAGAATATAACAAATTGGAGGAAAAATAA
- a CDS encoding LysR family transcriptional regulator: protein MELRVLNYFLVIANEKNFTKASQLLHITQPTLSRQIAQLEKELGTKLFIRNNHNISLTEDGLILKRRAQEILSLADKTVKELSYNEKELEGVINIGCGEFLSSKILGDIIAEFRKKYPLVQFDLHSGNGYSVFDRIESGLLDIGLVQTPIDIDKYNYVTMPVKELWGVYICEECELANKEFVEPKDLKNLPMIVSMNKFMQQKVNSWLGKSSGNMIVGKGNLIYNQAMMGKSTESCVVGIELNCKYDGLKFVPFSPKIESETVLIWKKDCIFSTATSTFIEFIEQYLKGITNN from the coding sequence ATGGAACTTAGAGTTTTGAATTATTTTTTAGTTATTGCTAATGAAAAAAATTTTACTAAAGCAAGTCAGCTTTTACATATAACTCAACCTACCCTATCAAGGCAAATTGCTCAACTTGAAAAAGAACTAGGCACAAAGTTATTTATAAGAAACAATCACAACATTTCTTTAACTGAGGATGGATTAATTCTTAAAAGAAGAGCACAGGAAATTTTATCCTTAGCCGATAAGACAGTCAAGGAACTTTCTTACAATGAAAAGGAACTTGAAGGTGTAATAAATATTGGTTGTGGGGAATTTTTGTCTTCTAAAATTTTAGGTGATATTATTGCTGAATTTAGGAAGAAATATCCACTTGTACAATTTGACTTACATAGTGGCAACGGTTACAGTGTTTTTGACAGAATAGAAAGTGGACTTCTTGACATTGGACTTGTACAAACTCCTATTGATATAGACAAATATAACTATGTTACTATGCCTGTTAAGGAACTTTGGGGTGTTTACATTTGTGAAGAATGTGAATTAGCTAACAAGGAATTTGTTGAACCTAAGGACTTAAAAAATCTTCCTATGATTGTATCTATGAACAAGTTTATGCAACAAAAAGTAAACAGTTGGCTAGGTAAAAGCAGTGGTAATATGATTGTGGGAAAAGGTAATTTAATATACAATCAAGCTATGATGGGCAAAAGTACAGAAAGTTGTGTTGTAGGAATAGAACTTAACTGTAAATATGATGGTTTAAAATTTGTTCCTTTCAGTCCTAAAATTGAAAGTGAAACTGTGTTAATTTGGAAGAAAGACTGTATATTTTCTACTGCTACATCAACATTTATTGAGTTTATAGAACAATACCTAAAAGGCATAACTAACAATTAA
- a CDS encoding flavodoxin — MSKNLIIYYSRKGENYVNGNIVSLKKGNTEICAEYISNAVGGDLFEVETVNEYSENYTQCTKEAKDEFNSNARPELKKYLDSIEEYDNIFICGPCWWGTYPMAVFSLIEKLDFNGKNVLPLMTHEGSGLGNSVNDLKKICIGANVKAGLAIHGAESENSESKVTSWAKKSIDE, encoded by the coding sequence ATGAGTAAAAATTTAATCATCTATTATTCACGAAAAGGTGAGAATTATGTTAATGGAAATATTGTAAGCCTTAAGAAAGGCAATACTGAAATTTGTGCTGAGTATATTAGTAATGCAGTTGGTGGAGATTTATTTGAAGTTGAAACTGTAAATGAATATTCAGAAAACTACACTCAATGTACTAAAGAGGCAAAAGATGAATTCAATAGCAATGCAAGACCTGAACTAAAAAAGTATCTTGACAGTATTGAAGAATATGATAACATTTTTATTTGTGGTCCATGTTGGTGGGGTACTTACCCTATGGCAGTATTTTCTCTTATTGAGAAGTTAGATTTTAACGGTAAAAATGTATTGCCTTTAATGACACATGAGGGTAGTGGTCTTGGTAACTCAGTAAACGACTTAAAGAAAATTTGTATTGGTGCTAATGTTAAAGCAGGTCTTGCTATTCATGGTGCTGAGTCAGAAAATTCTGAAAGTAAAGTTACCTCTTGGGCAAAGAAAAGCATTGATGAATAA
- the sigK gene encoding RNA polymerase sporulation sigma factor SigK: MLEFINFLGQYIFTFILHICGNGKFPKPLSEEKEKEYLLKSKNGDIKARNILVEHNLRLVAHIIKKYYAVNVDQDDLVSIGTIGLIKAINTFDMDKNIKLSSYASRCIENEILMHFRNLKKSSQNVSLEDAVDIDKDGNTLKLMDLLSIDDDFADNLDKKLNLQKINKYLTETLTKRELQIINLRYGLNGSKPLTQREVSSIMNISRSYVSRIEKKALEKLKERYDNN; the protein is encoded by the coding sequence GTGCTGGAATTTATAAATTTTTTAGGTCAGTATATTTTTACCTTTATTCTTCACATATGTGGTAACGGAAAATTCCCTAAACCATTATCGGAAGAGAAAGAAAAGGAATACCTTCTAAAGTCCAAGAATGGCGATATTAAGGCTAGAAATATTTTAGTAGAACATAATTTGCGATTAGTAGCACATATTATTAAGAAATATTATGCAGTAAATGTTGACCAAGATGATTTAGTTTCAATCGGTACAATAGGACTTATTAAAGCCATAAATACCTTTGATATGGACAAAAATATAAAACTCAGCAGTTATGCATCAAGGTGTATTGAAAATGAAATTCTAATGCATTTTAGAAATTTGAAAAAGTCCTCACAAAATGTTTCTCTGGAAGATGCAGTTGATATTGACAAAGACGGTAACACCCTAAAATTAATGGACTTACTTTCTATTGATGATGACTTTGCAGATAACTTAGATAAAAAGCTAAATCTCCAAAAGATTAATAAGTACCTAACTGAAACTTTAACAAAAAGAGAATTGCAAATAATTAACTTAAGATATGGACTAAACGGTAGTAAACCACTAACCCAAAGAGAAGTATCATCAATTATGAATATTTCAAGATCATATGTTTCAAGAATAGAGAAAAAGGCTTTAGAAAAATTAAAAGAAAGGTATGATAACAACTGA
- a CDS encoding TetR/AcrR family transcriptional regulator has translation MINKDNGTLENILNAGKEEFLEKGFLSSSLRNIVKKANVTTGAFYGYFSNKEALFSGLVEEQAKTVMHMFMESQEEFDNIPDENKRENMGSCSGDCISRCVEYIYDNFDIFKLIICCSQGTPYEHFIHNMVEVEVESTYRFIEVQRKLGYEVPEIDKKLCHILASGMFGGMFEIVRHNMPKEEAVVYVKQLRDFYTAGWEKIMGF, from the coding sequence ATGATAAATAAAGATAATGGAACACTTGAAAATATTTTAAATGCAGGTAAGGAAGAATTTTTAGAAAAAGGTTTCTTGTCTTCATCATTAAGAAATATTGTAAAGAAAGCTAATGTAACTACCGGTGCATTTTATGGTTATTTCTCTAACAAAGAGGCCTTGTTTAGTGGTCTTGTTGAAGAACAAGCAAAAACAGTAATGCATATGTTTATGGAGTCACAAGAAGAATTTGACAATATTCCTGACGAAAATAAAAGAGAAAATATGGGCAGTTGTTCAGGAGATTGTATTTCTAGATGTGTAGAGTATATTTATGATAATTTTGATATTTTTAAGTTAATTATCTGTTGTTCACAGGGTACACCATATGAACACTTTATTCACAATATGGTGGAAGTGGAAGTTGAGTCAACTTATAGATTTATAGAAGTACAAAGAAAACTAGGTTATGAAGTACCGGAAATAGACAAGAAACTTTGTCATATTCTTGCAAGTGGTATGTTTGGTGGAATGTTTGAAATTGTAAGACACAATATGCCAAAAGAAGAGGCAGTTGTATATGTTAAACAACTTAGGGATTTCTATACTGCAGGTTGGGAAAAAATTATGGGGTTCTAA
- a CDS encoding ABC transporter ATP-binding protein produces the protein MKKKSNLSTLIEYAGKYKVLTYLSWVLSGISALVALVPFIYIWKIIKEILDNISDLKNAENLAYDGWMAVIFSVLAILIYIGALMCSHLSAFRVQANLRKTMTHHITTLPLGKIESFGSGKLRSIINESSGATETYLAHQLPDMANSFVTPIALLFMLFFFDWRLGLLSLIPVVLAFVIMATMTGKRMQKKMEEYQNALNDMSNEAVEYVRGIPVVKTFGQSVFSFKRFKGAIDRYSKWAISYTKELRMPMTIYTMLINGVFAFLISATLFFTRDTITTEFILNLIFYIIITPIISVTLTKTMHATENNQILNDAMNRINSVLELEPLSSSTTPQSPKDGSVQLKNVSYSYDGKKKALNNVSLKINSGETVAFVGPSGGGKSTLANIIARFFDPNSGEVLIGNINSKDISKEELMNTVSFVFQNSRLIKGTIYDNVKLGKEDATKEQVLSALEKAQCMDIIDKLPNGIDTLIGTNGIYLSGGECQRISIARAILKDSPIVILDEATAFADPDNETKVQQAFNTLSKGKTVIMIAHRLSTVINADKIFVINNGEIAESGSSEELINSNGIFSSMWKNYQTSVNWKVKKEVVK, from the coding sequence ATGAAAAAGAAATCAAATCTATCAACCCTAATAGAATATGCAGGGAAATATAAAGTCCTTACATATCTTTCATGGGTACTGTCGGGTATTAGTGCATTAGTAGCATTAGTTCCTTTCATTTATATTTGGAAAATTATCAAAGAAATTCTTGATAATATTTCTGACTTAAAGAATGCTGAGAACCTTGCATATGATGGTTGGATGGCAGTTATTTTTTCTGTACTTGCTATACTTATTTACATAGGTGCATTAATGTGTTCCCACTTATCAGCCTTTAGAGTACAAGCAAATTTAAGAAAAACTATGACTCACCATATCACAACATTACCACTAGGCAAGATTGAGTCTTTCGGTAGTGGTAAATTAAGAAGTATTATTAATGAGTCTAGTGGTGCAACAGAAACATATCTTGCTCACCAATTACCTGATATGGCAAATTCTTTCGTAACACCTATTGCACTATTATTTATGTTATTCTTCTTTGACTGGAGATTAGGTCTACTGAGTCTTATACCGGTTGTGTTAGCCTTTGTTATTATGGCGACTATGACAGGTAAAAGAATGCAGAAGAAAATGGAAGAATACCAAAATGCCCTTAATGATATGTCCAATGAAGCTGTCGAATATGTAAGAGGTATTCCTGTTGTAAAGACCTTTGGTCAGTCAGTATTTTCATTTAAAAGATTTAAGGGTGCTATTGACAGATATAGCAAATGGGCAATTTCATATACAAAAGAATTGCGTATGCCTATGACAATTTATACAATGCTTATTAACGGTGTGTTTGCATTTTTAATCAGTGCAACTTTGTTTTTCACAAGAGATACTATTACAACAGAGTTTATCCTAAATTTAATTTTCTACATAATCATTACACCTATTATTTCAGTAACATTGACAAAGACAATGCATGCAACTGAAAATAATCAAATTCTAAATGATGCAATGAATAGAATTAACTCTGTATTAGAGTTAGAACCTCTTTCATCATCAACTACTCCACAGTCACCTAAGGATGGTTCAGTTCAGCTAAAGAATGTTTCTTATAGCTATGATGGAAAGAAAAAAGCATTAAATAATGTTAGCCTAAAAATTAATTCAGGTGAAACAGTAGCATTTGTAGGACCATCAGGTGGTGGTAAATCTACTTTAGCAAATATTATTGCAAGATTCTTTGACCCTAATAGTGGTGAAGTTTTAATCGGCAATATTAATTCAAAGGATATTTCAAAAGAAGAATTGATGAATACAGTTTCTTTCGTATTCCAAAACAGTAGATTAATCAAAGGTACTATCTATGACAATGTAAAACTTGGCAAAGAAGATGCCACAAAAGAACAAGTGTTGTCAGCATTAGAAAAAGCTCAGTGTATGGATATTATAGATAAGTTACCTAACGGTATTGATACTTTAATAGGTACTAACGGTATTTATCTATCAGGTGGTGAATGTCAGAGAATATCTATTGCCAGGGCAATATTAAAGGATAGTCCTATTGTTATTCTTGATGAGGCAACTGCCTTTGCTGATCCTGATAACGAAACAAAAGTACAACAAGCATTTAACACACTTTCAAAGGGTAAAACAGTTATTATGATTGCCCACAGACTTTCAACAGTTATTAATGCTGACAAAATCTTTGTTATTAATAACGGTGAAATTGCAGAAAGTGGTTCAAGTGAAGAATTAATTAATTCTAACGGTATCTTCAGTAGTATGTGGAAGAACTATCAAACCTCTGTAAATTGGAAAGTTAAGAAGGAGGTAGTAAAATGA